The genomic segment AGTGACACTGAAGCGATCGATTTAATTTTCCTACCGGGATTTTCCCTAGCGGAAAAAGTAACTCGCCTGTCGGGAAGGGGAGTGGGAATGGATGTAGTAAAAAGCAATATTGAAAAAGTTGGCGGTACCGTTGAAGTTCACAGCCAACGCCAGTTAGGAACTACATTCAAGTTGAAAATACCCCTCACCCTAGCAATTATACCCGCCTTGATTGTCAGCAGTGGTAGCGATCGCTACGCTATCCCTCAAATGAGCATCGCCGAATTAGTTCGTTTAGAAGGTGAAAAAGCTCATTCTAGCATCGAATATATTCATACTGCTCCTGTTTATCGTTTGCGAGGAAAGCTGTTACCTTTAGTTTATTTAAATCAAGAACTTCAGCTTGAAAAACAACCAGAAACAGAGGAAGAATTAAATATTGTTGTCGTTCAAAGCGAAACTCCTTTCGGCTTAGTTGTGGATGGGATCGATGATATTCAAGAAATTGTCGTTAAACCCCTGGGAAAACTGCTGAAAGATACGCCTTTTTTTGGTGGCGTAACGATTCTCGGAGATGGCAATGTTGCTTTAATTTTAGATCTGAATCGCATCGCTCAACATTCTGGCGTCCTTGCCGAAACACAAATTAAAGCTCACTTAGAATCAGAAACCGCACAGCAGGAGGACGATCGCCAAATGCTCTTACTATTTGAGGGCTCGCCTGAAAGTCGCATGGCTATTCCCTTAGCAATGGTTTTGCGTTTGGAAGAAATTCCCCATACTGCTGTCGAAAAAATTGGCGATCGCGTCGCAATTCAATATCGCTCTTCGATTCTACCATTAATTGATTTAGCTAGCATTTTCAGCAGTCAATTGTTAAGCGTTAATAATCCCCAACTAGACTCTTTAATTACTCATAATCATAGTCAAGATCGAGCCTTGCCAAAAACTCGCTCATCCTTACTCGAAAATGAAATTTTACAAATCGTAGTTGTAGCTTGCCAAAATGGACAAACAGTAGGCTTAGTAGTTCAGCAAATCATCGATATTGCGATGGAAAAGATCGCCGTTACTGGTGCGGCAACTCGTCCCGGAATTGAGGCGATCGCAGTTATTCAAAATCAAGTTACGGAAATTTTAGACCTGTCCGCAATTACTCAGCAATTTCTTGAGAATTCCCGTCAATTTTATTGATTTTTACCATGACTGAGACTCACCAATTTTGTACCTTTTATTTGGCTCATCTTTTCTTAGGTTTAGAAGTAAATAAAGTTCAAGAAGTCATTCGCTATCAATCAATAACTAGAGTACCTTTAGCACCTCCAGCCGTGCGAGGATTAATTAATTTACGCGGACAAATTATTCCCGCTATCGATTTAAGAAAATGTCTAGATTTATCAGCATCTCAGTCAGTTGCTGAAAAGAAGAAAAGCAAGAGAGAAACTTTTGCTAAAGCGAGCGCTTTAATTGATTTCTTTCCTCAAACAGAACAACTTCCTTTGAATGTAGTGATGCAAGCCGATGACGAGATATTTAGTTTACTTGTTGACGAAGTTGGCGAAGTTCTAGAAATTAGCGATCGCTATTTTGAATATCCTCCTGAAATCCTCAAAGGTGAAGCTAGAGAATTGATCTGCGGTGCTTATAAGCTAGCCGACAAACTGTTACTAATCCTCGACATCAACAAAGTTATAGAAGTCGCCCAAGCATCCCAGAAAGTTAGGAAAAAGCACGAAAAATAAACCGTAAATTAATTAGGCAAGATCGAACTATGATTAATGACAAACTAAGCAAATTTAAAAATCTTCTTTCTAGGGCAAATCCCAATATGCAAATTCAACGCTCGATTGAAAAATTACCTGAATCAGCTTCACAACTAGAAGCAAACAATTCTGATAAGACGATGATTACTCAAGCCGAGTTTAACGAACTACTTGCGGCTTTGAAAAGTGCTAGAGACGGCGATTTCAGCGTGAGATTATCAGAAAATAATGGCTGGGGGGAAATAGCCGCAGTATTTAACGAATTAATCCAATTAAACCAAAATCTAACTAATGAAATTGTCCACCTCAATCAAGAAGTTGGCGAAGAAGGAAACTTAAGCCAAAAAATGGTAATGATTTCGGCAAAAGGTGACTGGAAAATTAGAGTTACAGCTATTAATAACTTAGTGGAAAATCTCAGTCAACCAATCAGAAAAACCGAGCAAATATTAACCACAGTAATAGCAGGTAATTTATCTACCAAAATGCTCGAACAAATTAACGGGCGATCGCTCCAAGGAAATTTACTCAAACTTAGCCAAACAACCAACCAATTAATTGACAATATCTCTACCTATTATACAGCAAAAAATCGCGTCGCCAAGCAGATTAGTGAATCAGGAAATCTAAGTAGTAAAGCTGTGGTTGAAGGAGCCACAGGTATCTGGAAAGACCTCACAGAAAATATTAACCAGATAGCTGCCAACCTCAAAGAAGAAGTGCAGAATATTAATAACATGATTTTAGCGATCGCGCAAGGCGACCTCTCCCAAAAAGTTGGCACCAAAACCGTTGGTGACTTTAAAGAATTAACCGATAACGTCAACTTAATGACCGCAAATTTAACCGAATCAGTAAAAAAAATTGCCACCGTCGCTCAAGCACTTGCTCGTACTTCTGAAGACTTAACCGAAGTCAGCCAACAGATTCAAGACAATGCCGAACACACATCCGGACAAGCTAATTCTGCTTCAACTTATGCCGATGAAGTTAACTTAAATGCTCAAATAGTTGCCACTGGTGTAGAAGAAATGAGTGCTAGTATCAAAGAAATTGCTAAAAGTTCGGCTGATGCAGCAAGAGTAGCAACTAATGCAGTAAAAATGACCGAAACCACCAACCAAACAATTGCCAAATTAGGACAAAGTAGCGTAGAAATTGGCAAAGTTATTAAAGTAATTACTTCTATCGCTCAACAAACTAATTTACTCGCCTTAAATGCCACAATTGAAGCCGCAAGAGCCGGAGAAGCAGGTAAAGGTTTCGCCGTCGTTGCTAACGAAGTCAAAGAATTAGCCAAACAAACCGCCAAAGCCACTGAAGATATTAGCCAAAAGATCGAAACTATCCAAACTGATACAAAAAGTTCCGTAGAAGCGATCGCCCAAATTACGGCAATTATTAACCAAATTAACGACTTCCAAAATACCATTGCTAGCGCCGTAGAAGAACAAACAGCAACAACCAATGAAATTGCCCGAAACGTTGCTGGCGCAGCGAGTGGCACATCAGAAATTGCCAATAATATTACCAGCGTTGCTGAAGCCGCTCAAAGTACCACTGCCGTAGCTAGTAAAACATTCAAATCAGCCGATAAACTAGCTAAATTAGCAGCAGAATTGCAAGCATTAGTCAGCCAGTTTAAATATTAAGGATCGAATCGCTAATGCGTAAAATTCGCCTCTTGATTGTTGATGATTCAGTAGTTGTGCGTCGCCGGGTAAGCGAGGTACTAGCGAACGATCCTGCTTTAGAAATTGCTGGAGTTGCAGCTAATGGTCAAATAGCCCTAGCGAAGATTCCTCAAGTCAAGCCAGATCTGGTTATTCTCGATCTTGAAATGCCAGAAATGGATGGATTAGAAACTTTAGCAGCTATTCGACAAACCTATCCTCATTTACCCACAATTATGTTCAGCGCTTTTACCGAAAAAGGAGCGACTGCAACCCTAGAAGCACTTTCTTTAGGAGCAAAAGATTATGTAACCAAACCCTTGAAAATGGGCAGTATGGAAGCAGCTAATCAACATTTGCGTCAGGAACTAATTCCTAAAATCAAAGTGTTTTGTGCTGACCAATTGAAAACTTATCAACCGAGTTGGAATAGAAAATTCAAAATTACCAATCGGCAGTTAAAAGCCTCAATCAGGAAACTAAATTCAGTCAAAATCGTAGCGATCGGCGTATCAACTGGAGGTCCTAACGCCCTAGCTACGATTTTACCTGAGTTTCCCGCCGATTTTCCCGTGCCAATTGTCATTGTCCAACATATGCCGCCGATTTTCACCAAACGCCTAGCCGCACGATTGACTGCACAATCTCAAATCCCGGTTTTAGAAGGATTTGACGGCGCGAAATTAGAGCCAGGTAAAGCTTGGATTGCTCCTGGGGATTTTCACATCACTGTCGAACGCCAAGGCGCGATCGCGCAACTACGCACGAATCAAGACTCGCCCGAAAACTCTTGTCGTCCGGCGGTGGATGTCCTTTTTCGTTCTCTGGCTGACATCTATGGAGCCGGAGTGCTAGCGATCGTCCTAACGGGTATGGGACAAGATGGTTTCCGGGGCTGCGAATCTATCCACGAAGCAGGAGGACAAATTTTCGTCCAGGATGAAGATAGCAGCGTTGTCTGGGGAATGCCGGGAATCGTGGCTAAAGCAGGTTTAGCAGATCGAGTGCTGTCTTTAGAGCAAATAGCAACTGAAATTATGGCATCTGTTGATTGGTGATTGCTGTGATTTTTCCTAATTTTTAATTAAACTAAAATTTCAAGGATGTTTTTATGGATATTCTGCCAATTTTGACAACTAGTATCGCAATTTTCCAATTAAGTCATCTAAGTTTTGTTAGTGGTTTAGGTACTGTTTTATTAGCAGGTCTTCTTCTGCCCATTTTCTACAAAAAAACTCAAAAACAAGATCGATTGCAGCAACAAATTGAGGTGATTTCCCAAGCTATCAGCGAGATTGCTAATGGTAAACTAGATACACGTATACCTCAATCAGAGGTAAACAATTCGCTTCGAGAGCTAGCTGCCAATATTAACCAAATGACTGCTCAATTGGCACAACGAGTGACAGAGTTAAGTAACCAACAAGC from the Oscillatoria salina IIICB1 genome contains:
- a CDS encoding protein-glutamate methylesterase/protein-glutamine glutaminase → MRKIRLLIVDDSVVVRRRVSEVLANDPALEIAGVAANGQIALAKIPQVKPDLVILDLEMPEMDGLETLAAIRQTYPHLPTIMFSAFTEKGATATLEALSLGAKDYVTKPLKMGSMEAANQHLRQELIPKIKVFCADQLKTYQPSWNRKFKITNRQLKASIRKLNSVKIVAIGVSTGGPNALATILPEFPADFPVPIVIVQHMPPIFTKRLAARLTAQSQIPVLEGFDGAKLEPGKAWIAPGDFHITVERQGAIAQLRTNQDSPENSCRPAVDVLFRSLADIYGAGVLAIVLTGMGQDGFRGCESIHEAGGQIFVQDEDSSVVWGMPGIVAKAGLADRVLSLEQIATEIMASVDW
- a CDS encoding methyl-accepting chemotaxis protein, producing MQIQRSIEKLPESASQLEANNSDKTMITQAEFNELLAALKSARDGDFSVRLSENNGWGEIAAVFNELIQLNQNLTNEIVHLNQEVGEEGNLSQKMVMISAKGDWKIRVTAINNLVENLSQPIRKTEQILTTVIAGNLSTKMLEQINGRSLQGNLLKLSQTTNQLIDNISTYYTAKNRVAKQISESGNLSSKAVVEGATGIWKDLTENINQIAANLKEEVQNINNMILAIAQGDLSQKVGTKTVGDFKELTDNVNLMTANLTESVKKIATVAQALARTSEDLTEVSQQIQDNAEHTSGQANSASTYADEVNLNAQIVATGVEEMSASIKEIAKSSADAARVATNAVKMTETTNQTIAKLGQSSVEIGKVIKVITSIAQQTNLLALNATIEAARAGEAGKGFAVVANEVKELAKQTAKATEDISQKIETIQTDTKSSVEAIAQITAIINQINDFQNTIASAVEEQTATTNEIARNVAGAASGTSEIANNITSVAEAAQSTTAVASKTFKSADKLAKLAAELQALVSQFKY
- a CDS encoding chemotaxis protein CheW; translated protein: MTETHQFCTFYLAHLFLGLEVNKVQEVIRYQSITRVPLAPPAVRGLINLRGQIIPAIDLRKCLDLSASQSVAEKKKSKRETFAKASALIDFFPQTEQLPLNVVMQADDEIFSLLVDEVGEVLEISDRYFEYPPEILKGEARELICGAYKLADKLLLILDINKVIEVAQASQKVRKKHEK
- a CDS encoding chemotaxis protein CheA; protein product: MDEDIQAFLADNSENLEQIERDLVALEQNPSDGELLVRIYRSLHTIKGNCGFMAFTKLEALTHAGENLLSRLRDEELVLNAELTSILLQLIDAIQQSCTWIETTGEEGDLDYSELIQRLNNLHSTNPSTISQVSENSQPLFSMSGSIPSDRTQTIALTKTQIYDKETESNQQVKEEKTPRSLTTSHSVQSIRVDINLLDKLMNLVGELVLVRNQILQFDRDRERADFETASEHLNRLTTELQEGVMKTRMQPISTIWKKFPRVVRDLAIASDKQVQVQMEGEETELDKTIVEAIKDPLTHILRNCIDHGIETPDLRRLSGKPESGNLYLHASHESGYVNIKISDDGAGIDPEKVKQKALALELITLEECNRLSDTEAIDLIFLPGFSLAEKVTRLSGRGVGMDVVKSNIEKVGGTVEVHSQRQLGTTFKLKIPLTLAIIPALIVSSGSDRYAIPQMSIAELVRLEGEKAHSSIEYIHTAPVYRLRGKLLPLVYLNQELQLEKQPETEEELNIVVVQSETPFGLVVDGIDDIQEIVVKPLGKLLKDTPFFGGVTILGDGNVALILDLNRIAQHSGVLAETQIKAHLESETAQQEDDRQMLLLFEGSPESRMAIPLAMVLRLEEIPHTAVEKIGDRVAIQYRSSILPLIDLASIFSSQLLSVNNPQLDSLITHNHSQDRALPKTRSSLLENEILQIVVVACQNGQTVGLVVQQIIDIAMEKIAVTGAATRPGIEAIAVIQNQVTEILDLSAITQQFLENSRQFY